The Argentina anserina chromosome 3, drPotAnse1.1, whole genome shotgun sequence genome includes a region encoding these proteins:
- the LOC126785960 gene encoding putative E3 ubiquitin-protein ligase XBAT31 isoform X1, whose product MGQGLSCRASDEHGLFSAVQFGDLEMVEALVERDSSILRHTTVYDRHSALHIAAANGQIEILSLLLERSANPDALNRHKQTPLMLAAMHGKISCVQKLLQAGANVLMFDSLHGRTCLHYAAYYGHADCLQAIVSAAKSSHVAVSWGFARFVNIRDGRGATPLHLAARRSRPECVHILLDNGALVCASTGGYSCPGSTPLHLAARGGSLDCIRGLLAWGADRSQRDASGRMPYIVALKHKHGACAAMLNPSSAEPLVWPSPLKFISELNEEAKALLEQALMEANKERETNILKGSGYSLASPSHSDAQSDIGMFDNISEASDSDLCCICFEQVCTIEVQNCGHQMCAQCTVALCCHNKPNPNTLCLTPPVCPFCRSTIARLVVAKIKCDDDADLDTGDNSSKLRKARKSRNFSEGSSSFKSLSAKNSFGRMGGRGSGRITAENEWVDKP is encoded by the exons ATGGGTCAGGGACTGAGTTGCAGAGCGAGTGACGAACATGGGCTCTTCAGTGCTGTGCAATTTGGGGACCTTGAAATGGTGGAGGCTTTGGTAGAGAGAGACTCGTCTATCTTGCGTCACACCACTGTGTATGATCGTCACTCTGCTCTTCATATTGCTGCTGCCAATGGCCAGATCGAG ATTCTTTCTCTGCTGTTGGAACGATCTGCAAATCCTGATGCGTTGAATCGTCACAAGCAG ACTCCGCTCATGTTAGCTGCAATGCATGGGAAGATCTCATGCGTGCAAAAGCTTCTTCAAGCAGGGGCAAAT GTGTTAATGTTCGATTCCCTTCATGGAAGAACCTGCTTGCATTATGCTGCTTACTATGGCCATGCCGATTGTCTCCAGGCCATTGTTTCTGCTGCAAAATCAAGTCATGTAGCTGTTTCATG GGGGTTTGCACGATTTGTGAATATTAGAGATGGTAGGGGAGCTACACCTTTGCATTTAGCTGCTCGGCGAAGTAGGCCtgaatgtgtacatatattgTTAGACAACGGAGCCCTTGTTTGTGCATCAACCGGCGGATACAG CTGCCCAGGAAGCACTCCACTGCATTTGGCGGCTAGAGGGGGATCTCTGGATTGCATACGAGGATTATTGGCATGGGGTGCAGATCGTTCTCAAAGAGATGCTTCGGG GAGAATGCCATATATAGTTGCTTTGAAACACAAGCATGGAGCTTGTGCAGCTATGCTAAATCCGTCATCAGCTGAGCCTCTGGTGTGGCCATCACCGTTGAAGTTTATTAGTGAGCTTAATGAGGAGGCAAAAGCTTTGTTAGAACAGGCCTTAATGGAGGCAAACAAGGAGAGGGAGACTAACATCTTGAAAGGCAGTGGTTACTCTCTTGCTTCTCCATCACATTCTGATGCACAATCTGATATAGGCATGTTTGATAATATTTCTGAG GCAAGCGATTCGGATTTATGTTGCATATGCTTTGAGCAGGTGTGCACAATTGAGGTCCAGAATTGTGGCCACCAAATGTGTGCGCAATGCACTGTAGCCCTCTGCTGCCACAACAAACCTAACCCTAATACACTATGCCTAACCCCGCCAGTTTGCCCTTTCTGCCGAAGCACCATAGCTCGTCTGGTGGTGGCAAAGATCAAGTGTGACGATGATGCTGATCTTGACACTGGTGACAACAGTTCCAAGTTAAGAAAGGCAAGGAAGTCCCGAAACTTCAGTGAGGGTAGCAGCAGCTTCAAGAGCTTATCGGCAAAGAATTCTTTTGGTAGAATGGGTGGTCGTGGCTCAGGAAGGATTACTGCAGAGAATGAGTGGGTTGACAAGCCTTGA
- the LOC126785960 gene encoding putative E3 ubiquitin-protein ligase XBAT31 isoform X2 — MIVTLLFILLLPMARSRWCSFCFFFGLIILALFWCLNFQILSLLLERSANPDALNRHKQTPLMLAAMHGKISCVQKLLQAGANVLMFDSLHGRTCLHYAAYYGHADCLQAIVSAAKSSHVAVSWGFARFVNIRDGRGATPLHLAARRSRPECVHILLDNGALVCASTGGYSCPGSTPLHLAARGGSLDCIRGLLAWGADRSQRDASGRMPYIVALKHKHGACAAMLNPSSAEPLVWPSPLKFISELNEEAKALLEQALMEANKERETNILKGSGYSLASPSHSDAQSDIGMFDNISEASDSDLCCICFEQVCTIEVQNCGHQMCAQCTVALCCHNKPNPNTLCLTPPVCPFCRSTIARLVVAKIKCDDDADLDTGDNSSKLRKARKSRNFSEGSSSFKSLSAKNSFGRMGGRGSGRITAENEWVDKP; from the exons ATGATCGTCACTCTGCTCTTCATATTGCTGCTGCCAATGGCCAGATCGAGGTGG tgttctttttgttttttttttggtctgatcATTTTGGCTCTGTTTTGGTGTTTGAATTTTCAGATTCTTTCTCTGCTGTTGGAACGATCTGCAAATCCTGATGCGTTGAATCGTCACAAGCAG ACTCCGCTCATGTTAGCTGCAATGCATGGGAAGATCTCATGCGTGCAAAAGCTTCTTCAAGCAGGGGCAAAT GTGTTAATGTTCGATTCCCTTCATGGAAGAACCTGCTTGCATTATGCTGCTTACTATGGCCATGCCGATTGTCTCCAGGCCATTGTTTCTGCTGCAAAATCAAGTCATGTAGCTGTTTCATG GGGGTTTGCACGATTTGTGAATATTAGAGATGGTAGGGGAGCTACACCTTTGCATTTAGCTGCTCGGCGAAGTAGGCCtgaatgtgtacatatattgTTAGACAACGGAGCCCTTGTTTGTGCATCAACCGGCGGATACAG CTGCCCAGGAAGCACTCCACTGCATTTGGCGGCTAGAGGGGGATCTCTGGATTGCATACGAGGATTATTGGCATGGGGTGCAGATCGTTCTCAAAGAGATGCTTCGGG GAGAATGCCATATATAGTTGCTTTGAAACACAAGCATGGAGCTTGTGCAGCTATGCTAAATCCGTCATCAGCTGAGCCTCTGGTGTGGCCATCACCGTTGAAGTTTATTAGTGAGCTTAATGAGGAGGCAAAAGCTTTGTTAGAACAGGCCTTAATGGAGGCAAACAAGGAGAGGGAGACTAACATCTTGAAAGGCAGTGGTTACTCTCTTGCTTCTCCATCACATTCTGATGCACAATCTGATATAGGCATGTTTGATAATATTTCTGAG GCAAGCGATTCGGATTTATGTTGCATATGCTTTGAGCAGGTGTGCACAATTGAGGTCCAGAATTGTGGCCACCAAATGTGTGCGCAATGCACTGTAGCCCTCTGCTGCCACAACAAACCTAACCCTAATACACTATGCCTAACCCCGCCAGTTTGCCCTTTCTGCCGAAGCACCATAGCTCGTCTGGTGGTGGCAAAGATCAAGTGTGACGATGATGCTGATCTTGACACTGGTGACAACAGTTCCAAGTTAAGAAAGGCAAGGAAGTCCCGAAACTTCAGTGAGGGTAGCAGCAGCTTCAAGAGCTTATCGGCAAAGAATTCTTTTGGTAGAATGGGTGGTCGTGGCTCAGGAAGGATTACTGCAGAGAATGAGTGGGTTGACAAGCCTTGA